A stretch of Triticum aestivum cultivar Chinese Spring chromosome 1D, IWGSC CS RefSeq v2.1, whole genome shotgun sequence DNA encodes these proteins:
- the LOC123169868 gene encoding uncharacterized protein, translated as MASSAGHRRRGKNRPKKKKKTAGPTTVQDLPDHLFELILVRLGPSPCLVRAAAACKRWCRVVANPGFLARFGPRAPHVGDYHTDQGGQPLFVPSSPVAVDGRRFSLDFLPDSGSWDIADSRGSLLLLCDGHDLIVCEPLTGLYQGIIWLGVFRRRLGAFLLDGDDADRRVSMSNFRVLAAFDRTTACIFSTGSDGGWRLVSSAITGDIELPSTLGPENFVGRANGTIYWGIEGSDTDVLVLDESTAEFSTAALPEALWWPSHKGISRVVGGEDGVLRVIRLINNELKVFARRRPDSDDDDEWSLEMQLRLPEATLGLPGREESFFQQEAMIVSANTRYVLLTPSEETWLFSVELDTMRVERNHERNKYAGAAHPYKLPWPPALADPSRERGQD; from the coding sequence ATGGCGTCATCGGCGGGGCATCGTCGGCGGGGCAAGAACAggcccaaaaagaagaagaaaacggcCGGACCAACCACCGTGCAGGACCTCCCCGACCATCTCTTCGAGCTCATCCTCGTCCGCCTCGGCCCGTCCCCGTGCCTCGTCCGCGCCGCGGCCGCGTGCAAGCGGTGGTGCCGCGTCGTCGCGAACCCCGGCTTCCTCGCCCGCTTCGGCCCGCGGGCGCCGCACGTCGGCGACTACCACACCGACCAAGGCGGCCAACCTCTCTTCGTCCCGTCCTCGCCGGTCGCCGTCGACGGCAGGCGCTTCTCCCTCGACTTCCTCCCGGACAGCGGGTCATGGGACATCGCGGACAGCCGCGGCAGCCTTCTCCTCCTATGCGACGGCCACGATCTCATCGTCTGCGAGCCGCTCACCGGACTCTACCAGGGGATCATCTGGCTTGGCGTGTTCCGGCGTCGCCTCGGTGCGTTCCTGCTTGACGGCGACGACGCGGACCGCCGCGTCAGCATGTCCAACTTCAGGGTCCTCGCTGCCTTCGACAGAACCACTGCCTGCATCTTCTCCACCGGCAGCGACGGCGGGTGGCGCCTCGTGTCCAGCGCGATCACCGGCGACATCGAGCTCCCATCAACGCTCGGCCCCGAAAATTTCGTAGGGCGTGCAAATGGCACTATATATTGGGGAATCGAAGGAAGTGACACCGATGTACTTGTTCTTGATGAGTCCACGGCGGAGTTCTCAACCGCCGCATTGCCGGAGGCCTTATGGTGGCCATCCCACAAGGGGATCTCTCGGGTTGTGGGCGGCGAGGACGGCGTGCTGCGCGTCATCCGCCTGATAAACAACGAGCTTAAGGTGTTTGCACGGCGGCGCCcagacagcgacgacgacgatgagTGGTCGCTAGAGATGCAGCTGAGGTTGCCGGAGGCCACCCTTGGGCTGCCGGGGCGCGAAGAGAGCTTTTTCCAGCAAGAAGCCATGATTGTCTCCGCGAATACTCGATACGTCCTGCTGACACCGAgcgaggagacgtggctgttctcTGTTGAGCTGGACACGATGCGAGTGGAGCGCAATCACGAGAGGAACAAGTACGCCGGAGCAGCTCACCCGTACAAGTTGCCGTGGCCGCCGGCTTTGGCTGATCCTAGCAGGGAGAGGGGGCAAGATTAG
- the LOC123169878 gene encoding protein NRT1/ PTR FAMILY 3.1-like yields MAGAAPADEDGSPKKTKQGGFKTMPFILANEVCDRFATAGFNANMITYLTQQLHLPLVEASNLLTNFMGTAAFTPVFGAIIADSYAGRFWTIAAGGALYQLGMLGLVVSALATALRPPPCAAAALSTPACQRANGGQLAVLYLSLLFTALGSGGIRPCVVAFGADQFGVGGRRPGGEQKWSFFNFYFFTMGLAVLLALTVVVYIQENVGWGWGFGIPAIAMFVSVLSFVVGYPLYVRVKPGGSPFVRLVQVVAAAIKKRKEAMPEDAGMLYQNKELDAPIAADGRLLHTNQLRFLDRAAIVTTTDAVDSGDEPDLWRLATVHRVEELKSIVRMLPLWAASITLIAAASHNFTFAIQQSRTMDRRLTPRFEIPPASMIIFTTLTMLVSLSLYDRVFVPLARRYTSRQAGISYFQRMGAGLAVSVLGVLAGALVEGKRRRAAAEHGLLDSPGTTVPISVFWLVPQYALHGVSDALSTVAHMEFLYDQSPESMRSSSAALFWVAGSLGNYLGTLLVTVVQSASGGEWLQDNINRGRLDYYYWLVTLLMALNLAYYIACFHFYTLKSFDVEGNGAQRRQDDGEGQSRSAERETELDAGRIGASKNCA; encoded by the exons ATGGCAGGTGCAGCGCCGGCCGATGAAGATGGATCGCCGAAGAAGACGAAGCAGGGCGGCTTCAAGACAATGCCCTTCATACTAG CGAACGAGGTCTGCGACAGGTTCGCGACGGCCGGCTTCAACGCCAACATGATCACCTACCTCACGCAGCAGCTGCACCTGCCGCTGGTGGAGGCCTCCAACCTGCTCACCAACTTCATGGGCACAGCGGCCTTCACCCCGGTCTTCGGCGCCATCATTGCCGACTCCTACGCCGGCCGCTTCTGGACCATCGCCGCTGGCGGCGCCCTGTACCAGCTCGGCATGCTCGGCCTCGTCGTGTCCGCGCTCGCAACAGCCCTCCGCCCCCCGCCGTGCGCCGCCGCTGCCCTGTCGACGCCCGCGTGCCAGCGCGCGAACGGTGGGCAGCTCGCCGTGCTTTACCTGTCGCTGCTCTTCACCGCGCTCGGGTCCGGCGGCATCCGGCCGTGCGTGGTGGCGTTCGGCGCGGACCAGTTCGGCGTGGGAGGGAGGCGGCCCGGAGGCGAGCAGAAGTGGAGCTTCTTTAACTTCTACTTCTTCACCATGGGGCTCGCCGTGCTGCTGGCGCTGACGGTGGTGGTGTACATCCAGGAGAACGTTGGGTGGGGTTGGGGGTTCGGCATCCCCGCCATCGCCATGTTCGTTTCCGTGCTGTCGTTCGTGGTCGGCTACCCGCTCTACGTCAGGGTGAAGCCCGGGGGAAGTCCCTTCGTGAGGCTGGTTCAGGTCGTGGCCGCGGCgatcaagaagaggaaggaggccaTGCCGGAGGACGCCGGCATGCTGTACCAGAACAAGGAGCTGGACGCTCCCATCGCCGCCGACGGGAGGCTGCTCCACACCAACCAGCTCAG GTTCTTGGATCGAGCGGCAATAGTGACGACGACCGATGCTGTTGACTCCGGCGACGAGCCGGACCTGTGGCGGCTGGCGACGGTGCACCGCGTGGAGGAGCTCAAGTCCATCGTGCGCATGCTGCCGCTGTGGGCGGCCAGCATCACGCTCATCGCCGCCGCCTCGCACAACTTCACCTTCGCCATCCAGCAGTCGCGCACCATGGACCGCCGCCTCACGCCGCGGTTCGAGATCCCGCCGGCCAGCATGATCATCTTCACCACGCTCACCATGCTCGTCAGCCTCTCCCTCTACGACCGCGTCTTCGTCCCGCTCGCGCGCCGCTACACCAGCCGGCAGGCGGGGATCTCCTACTTCCAGCGCATGGGCGCCGGGCTGGCGGTCTCCGTCCTCGGCGTCCTCGCGGGGGCGCTCGTCGAGGGCAAGCGGCGCAGGGCCGCGGCGGAGCACGGGCTCCTGGACAGCCCCGGCACCACCGTGCCGATCAGCGTGTTCTGGCTGGTGCCGCAGTACGCGCTCCACGGGGTGAGCGACGCGCTCTCCACGGTGGCGCACATGGAGTTCCTGTACGACCAGTCGCCGGAGAGCATGCGCAGCTCCTCGGCGGCGCTGTTCTGGGTCGCCGGCTCGCTCGGGAACTACCTGGGAACGCTGCTCGTCACGGTGGTGCAGAGCGCGAGCGGAGGGGAGTGGCTGCAGGACAACATCAACCGGGGCAGGCTCGATTACTACTACTGGCTCGTGACCTTGCTCATGGCGCTCAACCTTGCGTATTACATCGCCTGCTTCCATTTTTACACCCTGAAGTCCTTCGACGTGGAGGGGAACGGGGCGCAACGGCGGCAAGATGACGGTGAGGGGCAAAGTCGGAGTGCGGAGCGGGAGACTGAGCTCGATGCTGGCCGCATTGGAGCTTCGAAAAATTGTGCGTAG